Proteins from one Deltaproteobacteria bacterium genomic window:
- a CDS encoding helix-turn-helix domain-containing protein, giving the protein MEKFKSTPFGERLQIAIDELYAGKKSHFAKALGIDPSFVGSWINTGSLPSGEKLELIAGKTVINLNWLLTGKGEKYIKQKPAENAEETVKDLTPTEINELVANLNQLPAAARDALFAQAKTLAQAFNKAYKESTEVDDGE; this is encoded by the coding sequence ATGGAAAAGTTTAAAAGTACACCTTTCGGAGAAAGACTTCAAATAGCTATAGACGAGCTATATGCCGGTAAGAAAAGCCATTTTGCAAAGGCTCTGGGCATTGATCCCTCCTTTGTAGGGAGCTGGATCAACACAGGTAGTTTGCCAAGTGGCGAAAAGCTTGAATTGATAGCTGGCAAGACAGTAATCAACCTGAACTGGCTCCTAACCGGAAAGGGCGAGAAATATATTAAGCAAAAACCAGCGGAGAACGCTGAGGAGACAGTCAAAGACCTCACACCCACCGAGATAAATGAACTCGTAGCTAATCTTAATCAACTTCCCGCCGCAGCGAGGGACGCACTTTTCGCACAGGCGAAAACATTGGCCCAAGCCTTTAATAAAGCGTATAAGGAATCCACCGAAGTTGATGACGGGGAGTAG